One genomic window of Denticeps clupeoides chromosome 14, fDenClu1.1, whole genome shotgun sequence includes the following:
- the nek2 gene encoding serine/threonine-protein kinase Nek2, with amino-acid sequence MASLVDGYEVLSTIGSGSYGKCQKVRRKSDGKVLVWKELDYGSMTEAEKRMLVSEVNLLRELKHPNIVRYYDRIVHRPTTTLYIVMEYCEGGDLASLIAKCVRERRYLEEDFILRVMAQLVLALKDCHRSDGGRTVLHRDLKPANIFLDAKQNVKLGDFGLARILNHDTSFAKTFVGTPYYMSPEQMNGMSYNEKSDIWSLGCVLYELCALTPPFTACNRKELAAKIRDGKFRRIPFRYSEELNSFLARMLDLKDYMRPSVESILQSRLIVGVVEEEQRKAQTRERPGPPSPRHSAPAAELQLREQQLRDRELSLRQREERLEQREQELCVREKLSNEKLARAENILKNWSLMKQQRALSPIYSNDLEPVAESTSLGPKRVHFAGERKENRELGRKPQHHALGDVEKNFQLGSRQILGIR; translated from the exons ATGGCGTCTCTCGTCGACGGGTACGAAGTCTTGAGCACAATCGGTTCGGGCTCGTACGGAAAATGCCAGAAGGTTCGCCGGAAATCGGATGGGAAG GTTCTTGTGTGGAAGGAACTGGACTACGGCTCCATGACCGAGGCTGAGAAGCGGATGCTGGTGTCTGAAGTGAACCTCCTCCGTGAGCTGAAGCACCCCAACATCGTCCGGTACTACGACCGCATCGTGCACCGGCCCACCACCACGCTGTACATCGTGATGGAGTACTGTGAGGGCGGGGACCTGGCCAGTCTGATCGCAAAGTGCGTCAGAGAGAG GAGATACCTGGAGGAGGACTTCATCCTGCGCGTAATGGCCCAGCTGGTCCTGGCGTTGAAAGACTGCCACCGGAGCGATGGGGGACGCACGGTCCTGCACCGTGACCTCAAGCCGGCCAACATTTTCCTAGATGCCAAGCAGAACGTCAAACTTGGAGACTTTGGTCTTGCAAGAATCCTCAACCATGACACCAGCTTCGCCAAAACGTTTGTTGGGACGCCATATTACATGTCTCCA GAACAAATGAATGGGATGTCCTACAATGAGAAGTCTGATATCTGGTCCCTGGGTTGTGTACTCTACGAACTCTGTGCTTTAAC TCCTCCCTTCACGGCCTGTAACCGGAAAGAACTGGCTGCGAAGATCCGAGACGGGAAATTTCGCAGGATCCCGTTCCGATATTCAGAGGAGCTGAACTCCTTCTTGGCGAGAATGCTTGATTTGAAG GACTACATGAGACCCTCCGTGGAGTCGATACTGCAGAGCCGGCTGATTGTTGGTGTGGTTGAGGAGGAGCAGAGGAAGGCGCAGACCCGTGAACGGCCCGGTCCGCCCTCGCCCCGGCACTCTGCGCCCGCGGCGGAGCTCCAGCTGAGGGAGCAGCAGCTGCGGGACCGGGAACTCTCGCTCCGGCAGCGGGAGGAGAGGCTGGAGC AGAGGGAGCAGGAGCTCTGTGTCCGTGAGAAGCTGTCCAACGAGAAGCTTGCCAG GGCAGAAAACATCCTGAAAAACTGGAGCTTAATGAAACAGCAGAGGGCGCTCTCTCCTATTTATTCCAATGACCTAG AGCCAGTGGCGGAGAGCACTTCGCTGGGCCCAAAGAGGGTCCACTTTGCTGGAGAGCGTAAGGAGAACCGGGAGTTGGGCCGGAAGCCGCAGCATCATGCCCTGGGAGATGTGGAGAAGAATTTTCAGCTCGGGAGCAGACAGATCCTGGGCATCCGTTAG